A genomic region of Herbaspirillum sp. DW155 contains the following coding sequences:
- a CDS encoding methyl-accepting chemotaxis protein, with protein sequence MKWFYDLKIAHKLNAAFLVVLVFIVALGGFSLVQLEQVNKTSTELARDWMPGVESLGKISLALARSRSFDMQQLLTDDKKEEQASRERATKQMALLEKEVARYQSLISEPREKEIFPEFARNMDAYKAAHERMDKLFSQGQKQAGHEVLSTSSTAVYRKLQDQINELTEINAKGAAASALEATRVYEQARLAIAGLIACCIVLALSLSWWIARLVARPLTHAVTIARQVADGDLTARIPDNAGRDETGQLMTALKQMNDNLLKIVHEVRMGTDTISTASAEIASGNMDLSSRTEQQAGALEETASAMEELTSTVRQNSDNARQANQLAVSASEVAQAGGQVVSKVVHTMGAINESSRKIVDIIAVIDGIAFQTNILALNAAVEAARAGEQGRGFAVVASEVRSLAQRSASAAREIKTLIDDSVAKVETGTQLVGEAGQTMDEVVASVKRVSDIVAEITAAGAEQSQGIEQINNAVTHMDENTQQNAALVEQAAAAAKALQEQAARLTQTVGVFRLDSSAAMVPASTSPAPTAQPAMRTAAPRDVTPARAAVSAPRAKAIARPAPAATPAAPTRRPQDSGDDGDWEQF encoded by the coding sequence ATGAAATGGTTCTACGATCTGAAAATCGCCCACAAGCTCAATGCCGCCTTTTTGGTAGTGCTGGTCTTCATCGTCGCGCTTGGCGGGTTCTCGCTGGTACAGCTGGAACAGGTCAACAAGACTTCCACGGAACTGGCCCGTGACTGGATGCCTGGCGTTGAAAGCCTGGGCAAGATCAGCCTGGCGCTGGCCCGCTCGCGCAGCTTCGACATGCAGCAGCTGCTCACCGACGACAAGAAGGAAGAACAGGCTTCCCGCGAGCGCGCCACCAAGCAGATGGCGCTGCTGGAGAAGGAAGTGGCGCGCTACCAGAGCTTGATCTCGGAGCCGCGCGAAAAAGAGATATTCCCCGAATTCGCGCGCAACATGGACGCCTACAAGGCCGCCCATGAACGCATGGACAAACTGTTCTCGCAAGGCCAGAAGCAGGCCGGCCATGAAGTGCTCAGCACCAGCTCCACCGCCGTCTATCGCAAGCTGCAAGACCAGATCAATGAGCTGACCGAGATCAACGCCAAGGGCGCCGCCGCCTCCGCGCTGGAGGCAACCCGGGTGTATGAGCAAGCCCGCCTGGCCATCGCCGGCCTTATCGCCTGCTGCATCGTGCTGGCCCTGAGCCTGTCCTGGTGGATTGCGCGTCTGGTGGCCCGTCCGCTGACCCATGCCGTGACCATTGCCCGCCAGGTGGCCGACGGCGACCTGACCGCACGCATCCCCGACAACGCCGGCCGCGACGAAACCGGCCAGTTGATGACCGCCTTGAAGCAGATGAACGACAACCTGCTCAAGATCGTCCACGAAGTGCGCATGGGCACCGACACCATCAGCACCGCCTCGGCCGAAATCGCCAGCGGCAACATGGACTTGTCCTCCCGTACCGAACAGCAGGCCGGCGCCCTGGAAGAAACCGCCTCGGCCATGGAAGAACTGACTTCCACCGTGCGCCAGAACTCCGACAATGCACGCCAGGCCAACCAGCTGGCGGTCTCTGCGTCGGAGGTGGCCCAGGCCGGAGGCCAGGTGGTGAGCAAGGTAGTTCATACCATGGGTGCCATCAATGAATCCTCGCGCAAAATCGTGGACATCATCGCGGTCATCGACGGCATCGCCTTCCAGACCAACATCCTGGCCCTGAACGCGGCCGTGGAAGCGGCCCGTGCCGGGGAACAGGGACGCGGCTTCGCGGTGGTCGCCTCGGAGGTGCGCTCGCTGGCCCAGCGCAGTGCCTCGGCAGCGCGTGAAATCAAGACCCTGATCGACGATTCGGTGGCCAAGGTCGAGACCGGCACCCAGCTGGTCGGCGAAGCCGGTCAGACCATGGATGAGGTGGTGGCCAGCGTCAAGCGCGTCTCCGACATCGTGGCCGAGATCACGGCGGCCGGTGCCGAGCAGAGCCAGGGCATCGAACAGATCAACAATGCCGTGACGCATATGGATGAAAACACCCAGCAGAACGCCGCCCTGGTCGAACAGGCCGCCGCTGCCGCCAAGGCCCTGCAGGAACAGGCCGCGCGTCTGACGCAGACGGTGGGCGTGTTCCGCCTCGACAGCAGCGCCGCGATGGTGCCGGCCAGCACCAGCCCGGCCCCGACTGCGCAGCCCGCCATGCGCACGGCCGCACCGCGCGACGTCACGCCGGCCCGCGCCGCCGTGAGCGCCCCGCGTGCCAAGGCCATCGCCCGCCCGGCCCCGGCTGCAACGCCGGCCGCCCCGACCCGGCGCCCGCAAGACAGCGGCGATGACGGCGACTGGGAACAATTCTGA